One genomic region from Cellulomonas fengjieae encodes:
- a CDS encoding HNH endonuclease signature motif containing protein, with protein MRHHRYPGEGSARRGPCHPGCRLRPDDGRNGILLTATLHRAFDAGLWALNPGSGSIELDPRIKPDDLRLTALQLRAGVPYPHADAMSWRYARFRHRAQSEA; from the coding sequence ATGCGCCACCACCGGTATCCCGGTGAAGGAAGTGCTCGACGCGGCCCATGTCATCCCGGTTGCCGACTGCGGCCCGACGATGGGCGCAACGGCATCCTGCTGACAGCGACTCTGCACAGAGCCTTCGACGCCGGCCTCTGGGCGCTCAATCCAGGGTCCGGAAGCATCGAGCTTGACCCCCGCATCAAACCGGACGATCTGCGACTGACGGCTCTTCAGCTACGCGCGGGAGTGCCGTACCCGCATGCAGATGCGATGTCGTGGCGGTACGCAAGGTTTCGGCACCGCGCGCAGAGTGAGGCGTAA
- a CDS encoding UvrD-helicase domain-containing protein: MPAGDSAGAEARRQIALADAHTAAAAEARATAARYGIADVTEKATARALAPLAAVGHHLLADRRWPGSRRAQVDLVVVGPGGVFVVDTKAWRDVSIGDGRIYRGQEDATDDLMNLADLGYTIEGALADVGLAPGEVHVVAVLAGRASVNESVGPVRVVGEKDVLRHIASFGARLTPSQVDAVLAATLTLLPEVNAPAPISVTVPQPALPRDTHPIQDALLSDDEVQSALLDGMLAAPIEEWMSFLHPAQARLVRRTFKGPARIRGAAGTGKTVVALHRAAYLARSRPGRILVTTYIRTLPDVLRSTLERMAPDAVDRVDFMGVHEFASRLLDERGVRIRLDGTRINEAFHSAWRDIGAPGVLGASSRDSHYWKDEIAHIIKGRGLTTFEEYAALTRAGRRYPLTVEQRRAVWDLRVAYDERLRTAGVLDWADQILLAEHELDRKPMTDRYTAVVVDEAQDLSSAMVRMLYRLVGDRDDAFLLVGDGQQTIYPGGYTLAEIGVDIAGRGVVLDANYRNTQQILDFASRLVAGDEYAEIDGVIGRGERPARVEREGPQPTLVRCGSWAQREKHLIAHVQTVLRTVGTGPGDIGVLCLSRHAVRASAAALRKAGIPVTELTAYDGRPTDGVKVGTIKRAKGLEFKQVLLPDVRQDDVSTTPPAGRHRARAVDPAAARGVRRDDSGERRVVGGSGLSDGRRRFTRSRLNAGCDRWVIPAAAGVPRMRMKIAIEARCATTGIPVKEVLDAAHVIPVADCGPTMGATASC; encoded by the coding sequence ATGCCCGCAGGAGACTCAGCCGGCGCCGAGGCCCGGCGCCAGATCGCGCTGGCCGACGCGCACACGGCCGCCGCCGCGGAAGCTCGCGCCACGGCGGCGCGGTACGGCATCGCCGACGTAACGGAGAAGGCCACCGCGCGTGCGTTGGCGCCGCTGGCGGCCGTCGGACATCACCTGCTCGCCGACCGCCGATGGCCCGGCAGCCGTCGGGCCCAGGTCGACCTGGTCGTCGTCGGGCCGGGCGGCGTGTTCGTCGTCGACACGAAGGCCTGGCGCGACGTCAGCATCGGGGACGGTCGGATCTACCGCGGCCAGGAGGACGCGACAGACGACCTCATGAACCTCGCCGATCTCGGCTACACGATCGAGGGTGCACTGGCGGACGTCGGTCTGGCCCCAGGTGAGGTCCACGTCGTGGCAGTCCTCGCCGGGCGAGCCTCGGTGAACGAGTCGGTCGGACCGGTGCGCGTCGTCGGCGAGAAGGACGTGCTGCGCCACATCGCGTCCTTCGGTGCGCGGCTGACACCGTCGCAGGTCGACGCCGTGCTAGCCGCCACCCTCACCCTGCTTCCCGAGGTCAACGCGCCAGCGCCGATCAGTGTCACCGTGCCCCAACCTGCTCTCCCCCGCGACACCCACCCGATCCAGGACGCGCTCCTCAGTGACGACGAGGTGCAGTCCGCGCTGCTCGACGGCATGCTCGCCGCTCCCATCGAGGAGTGGATGAGCTTCCTGCATCCGGCGCAGGCTCGGCTCGTCCGCCGGACGTTCAAGGGTCCCGCGCGTATTCGAGGCGCAGCCGGAACGGGCAAGACCGTCGTCGCCCTCCATCGCGCGGCATACCTGGCGCGTTCACGACCCGGCCGCATCCTGGTAACCACCTACATCCGCACCCTCCCGGATGTGCTGCGCAGCACGCTGGAACGTATGGCTCCCGACGCCGTCGACCGGGTCGACTTCATGGGTGTCCACGAGTTCGCCAGCAGGCTTCTCGACGAGCGGGGCGTGCGGATCCGGCTCGACGGCACGCGGATCAATGAGGCGTTTCACTCCGCGTGGCGCGACATCGGCGCACCCGGCGTCCTCGGTGCGAGCTCACGGGACTCGCACTACTGGAAAGACGAGATCGCGCACATCATCAAAGGCCGCGGGCTGACGACCTTCGAGGAGTACGCCGCCCTCACGCGCGCGGGCCGTCGTTACCCCCTCACGGTTGAACAGCGACGGGCCGTCTGGGATTTGCGCGTCGCGTACGACGAGCGGCTCCGTACGGCAGGAGTCCTCGACTGGGCCGACCAGATTCTTCTCGCGGAGCACGAGCTGGACCGCAAGCCGATGACCGACCGCTACACCGCCGTCGTGGTCGATGAGGCGCAGGACCTGTCGTCGGCCATGGTGCGCATGCTCTACCGCCTGGTCGGCGATCGTGACGACGCCTTCCTGCTCGTCGGCGACGGCCAGCAGACGATCTACCCCGGCGGCTACACCCTCGCCGAGATCGGCGTCGACATCGCGGGTCGCGGCGTCGTGCTCGACGCCAACTACCGCAACACGCAGCAGATCCTCGACTTCGCGTCGCGACTCGTTGCGGGTGACGAGTACGCCGAGATCGACGGCGTCATCGGCCGGGGTGAGCGACCGGCGCGGGTCGAGCGAGAGGGGCCGCAGCCGACGCTCGTGCGCTGCGGCTCGTGGGCTCAGCGCGAAAAACACCTCATCGCGCACGTACAAACGGTGCTCCGGACCGTCGGCACCGGTCCCGGTGACATCGGCGTGCTCTGCCTGAGTCGGCACGCCGTGCGCGCCTCGGCGGCTGCGCTCCGCAAGGCCGGCATCCCGGTGACTGAGCTGACCGCATATGACGGCCGCCCGACCGACGGCGTCAAGGTCGGCACGATCAAGCGCGCGAAGGGGCTGGAGTTCAAGCAGGTTCTGCTCCCCGACGTTCGCCAGGACGACGTGAGCACCACCCCGCCGGCGGGACGGCACCGAGCGCGAGCGGTGGACCCTGCGGCGGCGCGAGGTGTACGTCGGGATGACTCGGGCGAGAGACGGGTTGTGGGTGGCTCTGGACTGAGCGACGGACGCCGTCGATTTACCCGAAGCCGGCTGAACGCTGGGTGCGATAGATGGGTGATCCCTGCCGCCGCCGGCGTGCCGCGCATGCGGATGAAGATCGCCATCGAGGCACGATGCGCCACCACCGGTATCCCGGTGAAGGAAGTGCTCGACGCGGCCCATGTCATCCCGGTTGCCGACTGCGGCCCGACGATGGGCGCAACGGCATCCTGCTGA
- a CDS encoding ribbon-helix-helix protein, CopG family translates to MKTAISIPDETFEKASRRAHDLGMSRSEFFTRAAAHYLDELDAESVTRQIDAAVDALGVDDSAADAVAAGRRLLDAEADDW, encoded by the coding sequence GTGAAGACCGCGATTTCCATCCCCGACGAGACCTTCGAAAAGGCATCCCGGCGCGCGCACGACCTCGGGATGAGCCGATCGGAGTTCTTTACTCGCGCGGCAGCGCACTATCTCGACGAGCTCGACGCCGAGTCCGTGACGCGCCAGATCGACGCCGCCGTGGACGCGCTCGGCGTCGATGACTCGGCGGCTGACGCCGTCGCTGCCGGACGCCGCCTGCTCGACGCCGAAGCTGACGACTGGTGA
- a CDS encoding type II toxin-antitoxin system PemK/MazF family toxin: MIERGGLYWADLGAPVGSRPAKRRPVMVISADTYNQSRLATVVALVLTSNTDLATMPGNVFLPAAATGLPRDSVANVTAVVTLNKTDLAEQTGHTPLALMREIDRGLRGSLDL; this comes from the coding sequence GTGATTGAGCGAGGAGGGCTCTACTGGGCCGACCTCGGGGCACCGGTCGGATCCCGTCCGGCGAAACGGCGACCGGTGATGGTGATCTCGGCCGACACCTACAACCAGAGCCGACTCGCGACGGTCGTCGCCCTCGTGCTCACCTCCAACACGGACCTCGCGACCATGCCTGGCAACGTGTTCCTCCCAGCCGCAGCGACGGGGCTTCCGCGTGACTCGGTAGCGAACGTGACCGCCGTGGTGACGCTGAACAAGACTGACCTTGCCGAGCAGACTGGGCATACCCCTCTCGCACTGATGAGGGAGATCGACCGCGGGCTGCGAGGCTCACTCGATCTGTAG
- a CDS encoding class I SAM-dependent methyltransferase has translation MDAAPRHDETDVLADLRRYPDLEAPNLHAVDASDRLILDEAASALAAVAGDDVVVIGDHHGALTLGAIARHGLSGVRTHQDRLLGERALAANAERLGLGGFTSLALTPELVAGAKVVLLQLPRSLDALDEIAGLVAENAAPEVVVFAGGRVKHMTTAMNDVLRRHFADVQAHLARQKSRVLVASAPRPAAERPAPRWPEFQEHPDLGITVCAHGGVFAGTAIDIGTRALLAHLDAVPTDVASAVDLGCGTGVLAVALARARPDAVVTATDESAAAVDSARATVAANGLEGRVVVLRADGADGLPDESADLVLLNPPFHVGTAVHAGVARALFEDAARVLRPGGELWAVWNSHLRYRSTLERVVGPTRQVSRDPKFTVTASTRAQA, from the coding sequence GTGGATGCGGCGCCAAGGCATGACGAGACCGACGTGCTCGCCGATCTCCGGCGCTACCCCGACCTCGAGGCGCCGAACCTGCATGCGGTCGACGCGAGCGACCGGCTGATCCTCGACGAGGCGGCCTCCGCGCTCGCGGCGGTTGCGGGTGACGACGTGGTCGTGATCGGCGACCACCACGGCGCGCTGACGCTCGGCGCGATCGCGCGGCACGGGCTATCCGGCGTCCGCACGCACCAGGACCGGTTGCTCGGCGAGCGGGCGCTCGCGGCCAACGCGGAGCGGCTGGGCCTCGGCGGGTTCACGTCGCTCGCACTCACGCCGGAGCTGGTCGCCGGCGCGAAGGTCGTGCTGCTCCAGCTCCCGCGGTCGCTCGATGCACTCGACGAGATTGCGGGCCTGGTCGCGGAGAACGCGGCCCCCGAGGTGGTGGTCTTCGCGGGTGGCCGGGTCAAGCACATGACGACCGCGATGAACGACGTCCTGCGTCGCCACTTCGCCGACGTGCAGGCGCACCTGGCGCGGCAGAAGTCGCGCGTGCTCGTCGCGTCGGCCCCCCGCCCGGCGGCCGAGCGGCCGGCACCACGCTGGCCGGAGTTCCAGGAGCACCCGGATTTGGGCATCACAGTGTGCGCGCACGGCGGGGTGTTCGCCGGGACGGCGATCGACATCGGCACGCGCGCCCTGCTCGCGCACCTCGACGCCGTGCCGACGGACGTCGCGTCGGCCGTCGACCTCGGCTGCGGCACGGGTGTGCTCGCCGTCGCGCTCGCGCGGGCGCGCCCGGATGCGGTCGTCACGGCGACCGACGAGTCGGCGGCCGCGGTGGACTCCGCACGCGCGACGGTCGCAGCGAACGGCCTGGAGGGACGCGTCGTCGTCCTGCGCGCGGACGGAGCCGACGGATTGCCCGACGAGAGCGCCGACCTCGTGCTGCTCAACCCGCCCTTCCACGTCGGCACGGCCGTGCATGCGGGCGTAGCGCGCGCGCTGTTCGAAGACGCCGCGCGCGTGCTGCGTCCCGGCGGTGAGCTGTGGGCGGTGTGGAACTCGCACCTGCGCTACCGGTCGACGCTGGAGCGCGTGGTCGGGCCGACCCGGCAGGTCAGCCGCGACCCGAAGTTCACCGTCACGGCCTCCACGCGCGCCCAGGCCTGA
- a CDS encoding FadR/GntR family transcriptional regulator — protein MLKVEQRDRRALPDIVVERFLTAMKSGELKPGEQLPTETELARDLGIGRTSLREAIQRLRTMGAVEVRAGLGTFVVDRTRMEPVHSFVQWSADNDFEVTELFEARMSLEVTAAGLAAERATTRELALLDRAARKHRAAEHLESRIDSDEGFHEVLVACAHSALLSKLYAILVPGLREFRSMSLAIPASATTSADTHDAIVAAIVAGDPTAAREATVEHLWGLYSMITSAANANSPDGTPRRQIADKAVWCG, from the coding sequence ATGCTTAAGGTGGAGCAGCGGGACAGGCGCGCACTACCCGACATCGTCGTCGAGCGATTCCTGACTGCCATGAAGAGCGGTGAGCTCAAACCCGGCGAGCAGCTGCCCACCGAGACCGAGCTGGCCCGCGACCTCGGCATCGGCCGCACGTCGCTGCGCGAGGCGATCCAGCGCCTCCGGACCATGGGGGCGGTCGAGGTACGGGCCGGTCTGGGCACCTTCGTCGTCGACCGCACCCGGATGGAACCGGTGCACTCGTTCGTCCAGTGGAGCGCCGACAACGACTTCGAGGTCACCGAGCTGTTCGAGGCCCGGATGTCGCTCGAGGTCACCGCTGCCGGCCTCGCTGCGGAGCGGGCCACCACACGGGAGCTGGCGCTGCTCGACCGCGCTGCCCGCAAGCACCGCGCCGCCGAGCACCTCGAGTCGCGCATCGACAGTGACGAGGGGTTCCACGAGGTCCTGGTCGCCTGCGCGCACAGTGCGCTGCTGTCCAAGCTCTACGCCATCCTGGTGCCGGGCCTGCGGGAGTTCCGAAGCATGTCCCTGGCCATCCCGGCCTCGGCCACCACCTCCGCCGACACCCACGACGCGATCGTCGCGGCCATCGTCGCCGGCGACCCCACCGCCGCGCGTGAGGCAACGGTCGAGCACCTGTGGGGCCTCTACTCCATGATCACGAGCGCCGCCAACGCCAACTCCCCGGACGGCACACCCCGACGTCAGATCGCGGACAAGGCGGTCTGGTGCGGCTGA
- a CDS encoding isoaspartyl peptidase/L-asparaginase — protein MTQEFDLPGELPVAVAHGGVDMEPTPATFATLEQSTGVAFALLADGRPGIEAALGAVAVLEDDPAFNAGYGSVLTRTGQVETDGAVSDGFTGRSAGVGAVPGVRHPAAVAYGVLQGRDTVLLAGPAAADYARTIGHSPEDLVVEEQVQALARMQPGDQQSAFTGRRVPSETVGCITITADGRIASVSSTGGLMGKPSGRIGDACIPGAGFWTDRRFGVLCSGSGEAALRRQLASEVARRAGHSGLLAALTDTLTEAARTPGTIGAIVAIDLDERKVATIHNGASFPVVVRHAGGAFRLGAADARLWDQVGAR, from the coding sequence ATGACCCAGGAGTTCGACCTTCCGGGGGAGTTGCCCGTCGCCGTGGCGCACGGCGGGGTCGACATGGAGCCGACCCCCGCCACCTTCGCCACCCTGGAGCAGTCGACCGGCGTCGCCTTCGCGCTGCTCGCCGACGGACGACCGGGGATCGAGGCAGCGCTCGGCGCGGTCGCAGTCCTGGAAGACGACCCCGCGTTCAACGCCGGCTACGGATCAGTGCTCACCCGCACGGGGCAGGTGGAGACCGACGGCGCCGTCTCCGACGGCTTCACGGGCAGGTCCGCGGGAGTCGGCGCCGTCCCGGGCGTCCGTCATCCCGCCGCTGTGGCCTACGGGGTTCTTCAGGGCCGCGACACGGTCCTGCTGGCCGGGCCGGCCGCTGCCGACTACGCGCGGACGATCGGCCACTCTCCGGAGGACCTGGTCGTCGAGGAGCAGGTCCAGGCACTGGCGCGGATGCAGCCCGGTGACCAGCAGAGCGCCTTCACCGGCCGCAGGGTCCCCAGCGAGACGGTCGGCTGCATCACGATCACTGCCGACGGACGGATCGCCAGCGTGTCGAGCACCGGCGGGCTGATGGGCAAGCCATCCGGCCGGATCGGCGACGCGTGCATCCCCGGCGCGGGCTTCTGGACCGACCGCCGGTTCGGCGTCCTGTGCTCCGGCTCGGGAGAGGCCGCGCTGCGTCGCCAGCTCGCCAGCGAGGTCGCCCGTCGCGCCGGGCACTCGGGCCTGCTCGCGGCGCTGACCGACACGCTGACCGAGGCGGCCCGGACACCCGGGACGATCGGGGCCATCGTCGCCATCGACCTGGACGAGCGGAAGGTCGCCACCATCCACAACGGCGCCAGCTTCCCGGTCGTGGTCCGGCACGCAGGCGGCGCGTTCCGGCTCGGCGCCGCGGACGCACGGCTCTGGGACCAGGTGGGCGCACGATGA
- a CDS encoding ABC transporter permease — protein sequence MTALALDTGIARVRDRIGAVLSGKGIFIALAVVLVVAAIVAPNFYAQVNVSNTLRRASILGLVTIGQLVVLMVRNVDLSVAAMIGITAVLLSTAHTTATGLVMALLLAVVVGAANTWLVVRRGVPAFVATFGMVMVLQGGKLIWTQGSTSGESPAALVDLARGSVGPVPTPFLLWLLVTIALSVWISSTRSGRNVVVAGANPTMARLSGINVGKIQWLAFTGSAVLAVLAGALLTGFSGYVDRSIGTGYELDSITAALLGGARFKGGEGSFVGAMGGVLVLAALDTLIVVLGLRPELQDVIKGVVLILALTLHWPDRR from the coding sequence ATGACCGCCCTCGCGCTGGACACCGGGATCGCCCGGGTCCGCGACCGGATCGGCGCTGTCCTGTCCGGCAAGGGCATCTTCATCGCGCTGGCGGTGGTCCTGGTCGTCGCTGCCATCGTCGCGCCGAACTTCTACGCGCAGGTCAACGTCAGCAACACGCTGCGGCGGGCGTCCATCCTGGGCCTGGTGACCATCGGTCAGCTGGTCGTGCTCATGGTCCGCAACGTCGACCTCTCGGTCGCCGCGATGATCGGCATCACCGCGGTGCTGCTCTCCACGGCGCACACCACAGCGACCGGGCTGGTCATGGCGCTGCTGCTCGCAGTGGTCGTCGGAGCCGCGAACACCTGGCTGGTCGTCCGGCGCGGTGTGCCGGCCTTCGTCGCGACGTTCGGCATGGTCATGGTCCTGCAGGGCGGCAAGCTGATCTGGACGCAGGGCTCGACCAGCGGCGAGTCCCCGGCCGCGCTGGTCGACCTCGCTCGCGGGTCGGTCGGCCCGGTGCCGACGCCGTTCCTGCTGTGGCTGCTCGTCACGATCGCGCTGTCCGTCTGGATCAGCTCGACCCGGTCGGGCCGCAACGTCGTGGTGGCAGGCGCCAACCCGACGATGGCCCGTCTCTCGGGCATCAACGTCGGGAAGATCCAGTGGCTGGCCTTCACCGGCTCCGCCGTGCTGGCGGTCCTCGCCGGCGCGCTGCTCACCGGCTTCTCGGGGTACGTCGACCGCTCCATCGGCACCGGTTACGAGCTGGACTCGATCACCGCCGCACTCCTGGGCGGGGCGCGGTTCAAGGGCGGCGAGGGCTCCTTCGTCGGGGCGATGGGTGGCGTGCTGGTCCTGGCCGCGCTCGACACGCTGATCGTGGTCCTGGGCCTTCGACCCGAGCTCCAGGACGTCATCAAGGGCGTCGTCCTCATCCTCGCCCTGACCCTGCACTGGCCCGACCGGCGATGA
- a CDS encoding substrate-binding domain-containing protein, giving the protein MRTTVRTAAVGVIGTLALTLTACSSADTEGAAPSSTKAAELTFDESGRPVLDDSFSKAVQAANGVTVDTSAFKAEPPYNVATITQGPVNGWATTFDLVMKDSLAKSGKVGDVMYVPWDGVTENQVKGMEDAIAADVDAIVLLSMSRAGLVSSIERAAAAGIPVITCMGGAETDAYTAEVNADIPLQGFQTADEISKKLDGKGQVVMLNGTAGVDSAEFWRSGANAAFSQYPEIEIVTEQYADWSAAKAMDVMRTVVAQYPDVDAVWVGGLEMGPSVIQAYKEGGAELPLVGGTNPTNGFLRLAIENDLDFYVAPFTPAAPQECVNTMLKVLDGQPVPKFTNVADVLEGAAPYGKDEASTWFEAAFNDDFNGPKVLDDKAYLDAGFGK; this is encoded by the coding sequence ATGAGAACGACTGTTCGGACCGCTGCGGTCGGCGTGATCGGCACGCTGGCGCTGACCCTGACCGCCTGCTCCTCCGCCGACACCGAGGGCGCCGCGCCCAGCTCGACGAAGGCTGCGGAGCTGACGTTCGACGAGTCTGGCCGCCCGGTGCTCGACGACTCGTTCTCCAAGGCGGTCCAGGCTGCCAACGGGGTGACGGTTGACACCTCCGCCTTCAAGGCCGAGCCGCCCTACAACGTCGCGACCATCACGCAGGGGCCGGTCAACGGCTGGGCCACCACGTTCGACCTGGTCATGAAGGACAGCCTGGCCAAGTCCGGCAAGGTCGGCGACGTGATGTACGTCCCCTGGGACGGGGTCACCGAGAACCAGGTCAAGGGCATGGAGGACGCGATCGCGGCCGACGTGGACGCGATCGTGCTGCTGTCGATGTCCCGCGCCGGGCTCGTCTCGTCGATCGAGCGCGCCGCCGCTGCCGGTATCCCCGTGATCACCTGCATGGGTGGTGCCGAGACGGACGCGTACACCGCCGAGGTCAACGCAGACATCCCGCTGCAGGGCTTCCAGACCGCCGACGAGATCAGCAAGAAGCTCGACGGCAAGGGGCAGGTCGTCATGCTGAACGGCACCGCGGGGGTCGACTCGGCGGAGTTCTGGCGCTCAGGCGCCAACGCGGCGTTCTCGCAGTACCCCGAGATCGAGATCGTGACCGAGCAGTACGCCGACTGGTCGGCAGCCAAGGCCATGGACGTCATGCGGACCGTCGTCGCGCAGTACCCGGACGTGGACGCGGTGTGGGTGGGTGGCCTCGAGATGGGCCCGTCGGTGATCCAGGCCTACAAGGAGGGCGGCGCCGAGCTTCCCCTCGTCGGCGGGACCAACCCGACCAACGGGTTCCTTCGCCTGGCGATCGAGAACGACCTCGACTTCTACGTCGCGCCGTTCACACCCGCCGCGCCGCAGGAGTGCGTGAACACGATGCTCAAGGTCCTCGACGGCCAGCCGGTGCCGAAGTTCACCAACGTGGCCGACGTGCTCGAGGGTGCAGCCCCGTACGGCAAGGACGAGGCGTCCACGTGGTTCGAGGCGGCGTTCAACGACGACTTCAACGGCCCGAAGGTGCTCGACGACAAGGCCTACCTCGACGCCGGGTTCGGCAAGTAG